In Microbulbifer sp. THAF38, the sequence CAATAGATCCAATAAGACTATCTCTCGTGAGCTTGGTCGTTACAGCCCTTACTGTGCCGAGAGTGCCCACCGTCAGGCACTGCAACGACGGCACGGAGCTATTAAACATACCAAGCTCGACTTTGCCATGCAGGTACAAATCGACCACCAGCTGAAAAATGCAAGTCCTGAACAAATCGCTGGGCGAATGCAGCTTGAGAGGTGTGCGAAAACGGTTAGTTGTTCAACAATTTACCGCTGGGTCAGTCGACTTAACTGGAGGTCACGTCTGCCAAGGAAAGCCAAACCTTATCAGAAACGGGCAGGTTCCGAGGCAGGCGTAAAGCTTATTCCAGAGCGCATAGATATTGATCAAAGACCTGCGATTGTCGATGAAAACACTGAGATCGGTCACTGGGAAGGCGATACAGTTTATGGTCAAGATGGCTATCTGGTGACACTGGTTGAACGAGTTTCCAAATTATTGCTCACTCGCAGAGTCCCAAATAAGAGCAAGAAAACAGTGAGCCGGGCGATCAAGCAGATGTTGAAGCCATATCAGGCCATCTGTAAAACCATCACCTTCGATAATGGAGGAGAATTTGCAGGTCATCAATCGATTGCGCAGAAGCTAGGATGCAGAATATATTTTGCGAAACCTTACCACTCTTGGGAACGCGGGCTGAACGAAAACACTAATGGCCTTTTGAGGCGCTTCTTCCCAAAAGGAGTGGAAATTGGCAAGATACCAAAAAGCCGTATTGATGACGCAGTGTTTCGAATCAATACTCGACCTAGGAAAGTACTAAATTACTTGAGCCCGCTGGAATTTTTGGCGGGTAAACGTGTGTCACTTATGTTGGCAATCTAGGCTGAACTCAGCGATTAAAATTTATTCTTTATTGGCTCTCACTTCCTCTCAAAAAATTTCTTTCTTGAATAGCTTATCCAATGGTCCCTTGAATTTATCAGCGAGGACGCTTCTTCGAATCATTCACAGCTTACTGCCGCTGTACTTTTTCTATGTCCATAAAGTCAGCCTTTGGCTTTGTCTCCAGAAGCTATATGCTGTATAACCATACAGCTTTTATGCCGTTACTACCCACCACGATCCATCGTTGACACATTGTTGCCCTTACCATGGCCACCTCTATTGAGCTAGCACCTGATTACTATTTGACCAATTTTCGCACACTGGTTGATTTTGTTGTTTCTCGCTATACGCAGCTTCTCTCCACCAGCGAACTGAGTTTTTACAGGTTATTTTGTGAGCTTGATGCTGATAGCCAGCGTCTTTATGTAAGGCTACTCTCTCGCAAGGGGGTCCCATCATCAGCTGGAGCTCTGTTCAGGGAAGGAAAGCTGTCTTACCAGGAAATCAACAAGCTCCCCGAGGCTGTAGATTCTCTTTGTTCCGCAGGGCTTTTAATCAGGAATCCTCCCCTGCAAGATCCAGCGCTTTTACCGCTGTTTACCAAAGCAGAGTTATTCGCAGCGGGCCCGGTTGGTTTGAGCAAGTCCCTCAAGCGGATGGAGCTGGAAGAGGCCCTGTTAGCTTCCTCCACAGAATGGCGAGAACAGCTAATGGCCGAAGAGGGCCTGCTAGCACTTCAGGGGGCTGAATACTTCCAAACCTTCAAACTATGCTTTTTTGGCAACCTGAATCAGGACCTGACCGATTATGTGCTGAGGGATCTTGGGTTGTACCGGTATGAGTCCTACACACTAGACAGGCACCAACTGCCCTTCCAAAGCCGTGAGCAAATCAAACAGTACTTGCTCTACTACGATTGCCTGGAGCAGGCCGAGGAGGTACTGGCTAGTGGTGCCAGTGAAATTCTCGACCTTGCCAGTCAATTGCCCATTGGCCTTCCGGGGGATTTGACGCTGACGAGGCGAGTGGATCGCCTACGCCTAAAACTGGCCCGCCAACTGGAAAGACTGGATCAGCTAGAGGCCGCCGATAGCCTCTATCGAGACTGCGGGCAACCTCCGGCCCGTGTACGCCGGGCAAGAATTGCGGTTAAACGTGGCAATCCCGAGCTGGCACTTTGCCTTTGCCGGGAGATCCTCGACTCCCCACTCAACGAAGCCGAACGATGTTTTGCCGAGCGCTTTGGATATCGTACCGCCAAACGGATGGACTCTACCCAGAATTGGGCGAATCCACAGCCTTGCCAGCCACAGCTAGAAGTATTTGCCCTGCCCCAATCTCCAAAAAGAGTAGAGATTCAGACAGCTTTGGAGCTGGCTTGCCGGGAGGAAGGTGTCTGCCACTATGTGGAGAACAGTTTATTTAACGGGGTACTCGGCCTCTATATCTGGGACATTCTGTTTGCTCCCATTCCCGGTGCTTTCTATAATCCCTTCCAAATAGCACCTAGTGACTTCCGTACCCCGCATTTTTACATGTCGCGCCACGCTCAGTTTGAACAACGCTTAACAGAGCTAAGTCCAAGTGCATTAAAACGGCGAGTTATGGAAACCTATCGGGAGAAGCTGGGCATTGCTAATCCGCTCGTCGCCTGGGAGGCGCTCTCTCTGGAACTGCTGGAGCTAGCCCTGGATCGTATCCCGGTTGAGCACTGGCGTTCACTGTTTCAACGTTTACTTGGCGATATCACCCATCATCGCAATGGCCTGCCAGATCTGATTTTGTTTCCAGATAAAGGTGGCTATGAGCTTGTAGAGGTCAAAGGCCCCGGAGATCGCCTGCAACAAAACCAGCAGCGCTGGCTGACTTTCTTCGCGGCCCAAAATATTCCCCACCGGGTGATACATGTGGAGTGGTTGTAGTCTTGAGAACAGTCGTGGGGGAGGCGCTCAAAAAGCCAGATCTGATAAAAGAGCCTACAGAGGATCATACCCCGTCCGAATGCGCCCCTGCCCTACAGATTTCTGTGGGTGAATTAGTGGCTTTCTCCTGCCGCAGTGGGGATTTAATTCATACCGGTGGGCCAGGTCCAACTGCCCAAGAGGGTATCCGGGCCCACCAAAAGCTGCAAAAGCGGCGCCCTAAAGGGTCGGAAGCCGAATACCGTTTGCAAGTGCAGCTGGAGTGCGCTGACCAGGCTGTTGTCTTGGAAGGAAGGGTGGATATCTTTCACCCACAAGCTGACTTGCACCAGCCCCCCCAGCTGGATGAAATCAAAACCACCTATTGCCACCCAGATGCGCTGCCAGAGGCCACTCGCCAGCTACATTGGGCCCAGCTTAAAATCTATGGTTTCTGTTACTTGCAACAACTTCGGCAAAAGGGAGATTCCGTTGCAGAAGTCTCGCTGCAAATGCTCTGGTATAACCTCAAGGAGAAAAAGTCCTACCCAGAGCAACGCCTTTTCACCTGGAGGGCGCTGGAGAGCTTTGCCAAGGATGCCCTCACCTTATATATCCAATGGCATAGTGACTGGAAAGCACATCGGCAACGGTTGATCCAGGCTGCGAAAAATTTATCGTTTCCCTTCCCCGAATACCGACCCGGTCAACGCCAGCTGGCGGTAACCGCTTATCGCTGTCTCAGGGATGCCGGCCAATTGGTGGTTGAGGCACCCACCGGTATTGGCAAAACGATTAGCACCCTATTCCCCGCTATCAAAGCCCTTGGTGAGGGAAAGGTGGATCAGCTGCTCTACCTCACCGCGAAAAACTCTGGTAGGCAGGTGGTGCGGGAGACCATTAAAAAGCTACATCAGGGTGGGCTAAAGCTCTCTCTGCTGGAATTGCGCGCCCGCGATAAGACCTGTGCCTGCAAACTGGGATTGTGCAATCGCGATGAAGAGGGTATCTGCCCTCGCACCAAAGGCTTCTATGAGCGCTTACCCCAAGCGCGCCAACAACTGTTGGGGCAACCTTTAATCACCCCTGAAGAAATCGCGAAAGTTGGCGATCAGTGGCATCTCTGCCCATTTGAGCTGTCCCTGCAAATGCTGCCCTGGGCCGATCTGGTGGTCTGTGACTTCAATTATGTCTTTGACCCCTTAGTGCGTATTTCCACACTGCAAGATTCACGTTACAAGCGCGCACTATTGGTAGATGAAGCACACAACTTGAGCGAGCGCGCACGGGAAATGCACAGCGCCAGTTTGAGCCGCAAAGATAGTCGCCGCGCCGCCTTGGCTTGTAAGAGCAGTTACCCACAGCTGTATCGGCGTATCCAAGCCCTGGTGCGCGCACTTTCTCAATGGAGCAAAAGGTTTCAAGAGCAAAACCTCTATAAGGAAATGCGCTCAAGCCAAAGTGTACAAGCCTGGTGTAGCCCGCTGGATAGCGAAAAGCATCGTCCTGCGGCTGTGTCTCGCGCTATCCAAAAGGTGCTAGATGCACTGAGTGAGCTATCGGAGCAGGCAAAATCTCCCCCTGAGGAAATCGGGGACTGGTTAAAAAATCTTTATCGATACGCCTGCATAGAACAAATCCTTTCAGATCAACACCAAGCCCTCACTCGGGTAATCGATCGGGATGCCCCCTGGGAGGAGCATCAGCTAAAGCTGATATGCCTGAATGCCGCAGACTTCCTGCGGGAGTCATTTTCCCAGTTTCATGGGAGTATTCTGTTCTCAGCCACACTGCGCCCCATAGATTTCGTCTCTGCACAACTTGGGGTTGAGCCCGAGACCCCATACTTGGTACTTCCTTCGCCTTTCGAACCCTCCCGCCAGGGCGTATTTCTTTGTTCTTACTTAGATACCCGCTACCAGGCACGTCAGAGTGCGCTACCAGAATTAGTGGACCTGATTGCCTGCGTTTACCGTAGCCATCCCGGCAACTATTTGGTGTTTTTCCCTTCTTATCAGTTCCTGCAAATAGTTGCAGAGCGATTCAAAATGGATCACCCGAAGATACAACTGCTACAACAAACACCCGGAGCCAGTGATTGCGAAAGAGAAGCCTTTTTAGCCTCGTTTAGTGAAGGTGCACAAAGCCTGGGTTTTGCCATTATGGGGGGAGTCTTTGCTGAGGGCGTTGATTTTGTCGGGGAGAAATTGATTGGCACTATTATCGTAGGTACCGGCCTTCCCCAGGTAAATGAAGAGCAAGAGCTACTACGACAATCAGCAAAGCACCCGCAGGCCCCCTCGGCGATTGATGGGTTTGATGTTGCCTACCGCTATCCCGGCATGACCCGGGTATTGCAGACAGCGGGAAGAGTGATTCGCACTGAATCTGATCGGGGCGTGATTGTTTTAGCTGACTATCGTTTTGGGGATAGGTTTTATCAAAACCTATATCCCGAACATTGGCAAATCCAAACAAGTAAGAACGG encodes:
- a CDS encoding IS30 family transposase gives rise to the protein MGTRTNQLTLKERYQIEVLNGQNYSARAIGLRLNRSNKTISRELGRYSPYCAESAHRQALQRRHGAIKHTKLDFAMQVQIDHQLKNASPEQIAGRMQLERCAKTVSCSTIYRWVSRLNWRSRLPRKAKPYQKRAGSEAGVKLIPERIDIDQRPAIVDENTEIGHWEGDTVYGQDGYLVTLVERVSKLLLTRRVPNKSKKTVSRAIKQMLKPYQAICKTITFDNGGEFAGHQSIAQKLGCRIYFAKPYHSWERGLNENTNGLLRRFFPKGVEIGKIPKSRIDDAVFRINTRPRKVLNYLSPLEFLAGKRVSLMLAI
- a CDS encoding VRR-NUC domain-containing protein, which produces MATSIELAPDYYLTNFRTLVDFVVSRYTQLLSTSELSFYRLFCELDADSQRLYVRLLSRKGVPSSAGALFREGKLSYQEINKLPEAVDSLCSAGLLIRNPPLQDPALLPLFTKAELFAAGPVGLSKSLKRMELEEALLASSTEWREQLMAEEGLLALQGAEYFQTFKLCFFGNLNQDLTDYVLRDLGLYRYESYTLDRHQLPFQSREQIKQYLLYYDCLEQAEEVLASGASEILDLASQLPIGLPGDLTLTRRVDRLRLKLARQLERLDQLEAADSLYRDCGQPPARVRRARIAVKRGNPELALCLCREILDSPLNEAERCFAERFGYRTAKRMDSTQNWANPQPCQPQLEVFALPQSPKRVEIQTALELACREEGVCHYVENSLFNGVLGLYIWDILFAPIPGAFYNPFQIAPSDFRTPHFYMSRHAQFEQRLTELSPSALKRRVMETYREKLGIANPLVAWEALSLELLELALDRIPVEHWRSLFQRLLGDITHHRNGLPDLILFPDKGGYELVEVKGPGDRLQQNQQRWLTFFAAQNIPHRVIHVEWL
- a CDS encoding ATP-dependent DNA helicase, coding for MRTVVGEALKKPDLIKEPTEDHTPSECAPALQISVGELVAFSCRSGDLIHTGGPGPTAQEGIRAHQKLQKRRPKGSEAEYRLQVQLECADQAVVLEGRVDIFHPQADLHQPPQLDEIKTTYCHPDALPEATRQLHWAQLKIYGFCYLQQLRQKGDSVAEVSLQMLWYNLKEKKSYPEQRLFTWRALESFAKDALTLYIQWHSDWKAHRQRLIQAAKNLSFPFPEYRPGQRQLAVTAYRCLRDAGQLVVEAPTGIGKTISTLFPAIKALGEGKVDQLLYLTAKNSGRQVVRETIKKLHQGGLKLSLLELRARDKTCACKLGLCNRDEEGICPRTKGFYERLPQARQQLLGQPLITPEEIAKVGDQWHLCPFELSLQMLPWADLVVCDFNYVFDPLVRISTLQDSRYKRALLVDEAHNLSERAREMHSASLSRKDSRRAALACKSSYPQLYRRIQALVRALSQWSKRFQEQNLYKEMRSSQSVQAWCSPLDSEKHRPAAVSRAIQKVLDALSELSEQAKSPPEEIGDWLKNLYRYACIEQILSDQHQALTRVIDRDAPWEEHQLKLICLNAADFLRESFSQFHGSILFSATLRPIDFVSAQLGVEPETPYLVLPSPFEPSRQGVFLCSYLDTRYQARQSALPELVDLIACVYRSHPGNYLVFFPSYQFLQIVAERFKMDHPKIQLLQQTPGASDCEREAFLASFSEGAQSLGFAIMGGVFAEGVDFVGEKLIGTIIVGTGLPQVNEEQELLRQSAKHPQAPSAIDGFDVAYRYPGMTRVLQTAGRVIRTESDRGVIVLADYRFGDRFYQNLYPEHWQIQTSKNGEQLSQQLGYFWNRQRLYDCIAE